The genomic interval CACCTAAAGATGTACCCACCCATATGCTGGAAAATCCCGACAAATATATTACCCCTATAGGAAAATTCTTAAGAAGAACTAGCCTTGACGAGCTTCCTCAGTTAATTAACATACTAAAAGGGGATATGAGTTTTGTTGGGCCACGACCAGCATTATACAACCAGTATGACCTAATAGAGCTGAGAGACTGCTATGGAGTAAATAACATAGCACCGGGCTTGACAGGCTGGGCACAAGTTAACGGAAGGGATGAACTGCCGATACCTGTAAAGGTTGAATATGACAAGTATTATTCAGACAATAAATCCATTTGGTTGGACATAAAAATTTTATTTATTACTTTTATAAATGTTATATCAAAGAAAGGTATTGTAGAGGGGAAACAGACTCTGGATAAGAATTGTTAGTATGACAAATAAGTAATAGACTTTTAGTTGTTGCATTTGGAGATATACTGCAAACATTCAGACATTTTTTATTTAGGAGGGAGGTCGTTATGAAGCAAAAAATCAGGTCAAACCTGTTAATAATACTTGATATAGTACTTGTGAATATATCTCTTGCTATGGCCTACTTTCTTCGGGCTGTTGATAATGGTGGAATACCGACTGAGTTCCTAAAGGATGTTAACCAGCTGGTAATTACAGCAACTATAATTAAAATTGCTACTTATGTATTTTTCAAGCTGTATAGCAGTTTATGGAGATATGCGAGCATATATGAAATGATTAATATCATTGTTGCCGCATTTATAAGTAATACTATAATGACGGGATATATGTATGTAGTTGATGTACGGCCCAGAAGTATATTCATAATTACATTTTTTACCGATGTGTTTGTAATTGGCGGAATTAGATTTGCATACAGAGCATTCAGGAGAATAGCTAAGGGAGAAGTAATCCGCCTTAAAGATTATAAAAGAGTACTGATCATTGGTGGAGGAGATGCGGGAGCGATAATTGTAAGAGAACTAAAGCTTCACCATGAATTAAAGAGTAGACCTGTAGCTATTATAGATGATGATGTTATGAAGCAGGGGAAGAAGCTGAATGGTGTTCCGATTGTAGGCCAAAGAAAAGATATAGCAGATATCATACAAAAGAAGCAGATTGATGAGATAATCATCGCAATACCATCAGCAAGTAACAAAGTTGTAAATGAAATATTCACAGAGTGTTCAAAAACGGACTGTAAGGTGAAAATATTACCATCTGTTGCCCAGCTTATCGATGAATCGGTTATGATTCAAAAAATAAGGGATGTGGACATTGAGGATTTACTGGGAAGAGACCCTATAAAACTCGATAATGACGAAATAGCATCATATATAAATGGAAAGGTTGTGCTTGTTACAGGGGGAGGAGGCTCTATCGGATCTGAGCTATGCAGGCAGGTGATTTCTTTTCAGCCAAGACAGATTATCATACTGGATAATTATGAAAATAACCTTTATGACATCCAGAATGAACTTATAGCTGCTTACCCGGATATGGATATTGTAGGAATAATCGCAAGCATAAGGGAAAAATACAGACTTGAAAATGTCTTTGCTAAGTATAAACCCGAAGTGGTATTTCATGCAGCTGCGCATAAGCATGTTCCATTGATGGAAGCCAATCCTACGGAAGCGATAAAGAATAATGTATTTGGTACGCTAAATGTTGCTGAATGTGCAGATAGGTTTGGAGTAAAAAGATTTGTTCTAATTTCTACAGACAAGGCAGTTAACCCGACTAATATAATGGGGGCAACCAAAAGAATTGCTGAAATGATAATACAAGCAATTAACAAATATAGTAATACAGAATTTGTAGCAGTAAGGTTTGGGAATGTACTTGGAAGCAACGGGAGTGTTATTCCCTTATTTAAGAAACAGATTGAACAAGGGGGGCCGGTTACGGTAACTCATCCAGAAATTATCAGATACTTTATGACTATACCTGAAGCAGTACAGCTTGTCATGCAGGCAGGAGCTATGGCTAAAGGCGGGGAGATATTCGTACTTGATATGGGTGAGCCTGTAAAGATTTATGACTTGGCACGAAATTTAATAAAGCTTTCGGGTTTTGAGCCAGATGTAGATATTAAGATAGAATTTACAGGCTTGAGGCCAGGAGAAAAACTTTATGAAGAGCTTTTAATGGCGGAAGAAGGACTGCAAGCAACTAAAAATAACAAGATATTTGTTGCTCAGCCCGTGTTTACAGACCTTGCTTTATTAAAGCGTGAAATTGACGCATTAAAAGATGTCATACTGGCCAATTCAGACCAAGTAATTGAATATATTCAAAATATTGTTCCCACCTATGTAAAATCTCGATAAACTTAGTAGTTAGGAATTACCTCACTTTGTATAAATTATGTATGGAGTGGGGTTTTTCATTTATTACAAATTTATAAACAATTATAATTGCTACTTTATAACAATATTGAAAAGTGGTAATATATATTTATTGTGCAAATACTGGATTCTGATATATTTAAAAAATACATGACTAAAATTAGACTTTTTATATCATTTATCGTAAATATATCTGATGCTGTTAATTATTATTAATCTATGATTTTATTTCTGATTTTTACAGCATATATCCTTTAAGTATATAATAATCGATCTGAGATAGGGGGAATAAAGTGAAAAAAACAATTTCTGTAGTTTTACTGGTTAGTATTCTCTTTACATTCATTACATCTTACGCATCTGATAATATTATTAGATATGTGGATGCGAAGAGAAGTCTTATTGAGAACAGCAGTGTGCTAAAAAAGTTAAGCTATACAACTTACAAGTATAGTGGCCAGTATGAGAATGCAAAAAAAAATGCTGATGAGATAAGTATAGAAACCGCCAAACAAATATATAGCTTTATGAATTGGACATTCAGTGCTTATGATGAAATGCTTCTTATAAAGCAAAGAGATTACCTGCCCGAGCAGATGAAATACTATTATGAATTATCTAAAAGTAGAGAAATAACAACGCAAAACAACTTGATAGTAGGACTAAGAGGTGTATATTTAGTACTATTGAATGCAGATATGGATAGTAAGCTAAAACAGAAAAAGTTTGAATTAGCACAGAAAAAAAATGAGCAGGATAGTAAAAAGTATAAATTAGGGTTAATTTCTAAATTAGATGTTGAAGCTTCAGAGTATAACCTGATAAAAGCAAAAAGCGAACTCGAGGCTATAAAGAGAAGCAGAGAAAATGCATGTAGAGCACTTAATAAGTATATAGGCGCTCCACTTAACTCAAGTTATGGCATAATTACCTATGATGAAACCTTTGATACCAGCATTGTAAATAAAGACATAAACTATTACATAGAAAAAGCTTTAAAAGAAAGAGCTGAAATTGTAGATGCTCAAAAAGAAATAGCACTAAAACAGTTAGAAAAAAGCATTCTTGAAGTAAATGATGTAGGTAATATATATAGAGATACAAAAAGAGATTATTCAACTATAAAAAATGAGATTGAAAGTCTATATCTAAAAATAGAAAAGGCAAAGCTTGATATTGAAAATGAGATTAAAAAAGCATATTTAGAAATAAAAAAGGAAGAAAATAATGTAAAGAGGTTACTAAGTTCAATTGATGCTCAAAAGAGAAACCATGAGAAGTTAAAGGCATTACTTAAACAGGGCATGACAACAGAAATGGCTGTTGATGAAATGCAAATATCAATAAATGAGATGGAAAACGGATATAAAATCGCTGTGTATAACTATAATACGAAGTTGATTAAACTTGTATATGCAGCCGGTATCGGACCAGCATACTAAGAGAGGGGTATACTATGAAAAGATTAGTATCTATAATGCTAACATTGTTTATTACACTTTCATTCACTACAGTATTTGCTAGTGGACAAAAAGTTACTTTAACTATAGAGGAAGCAAAAAAGCTGGCAGTTGAAAAGAGTAGGCAAGCGGTATTAGATGATTTATATATAAAAGTTAAAGAGATTATTTTAAATGATTCAAAATATGACATTCTTCCTAATTCTGGCTCTTCGCTGGAAAATGCATATAAAAAAGGTGTAGAACCGATAGAGGTTGAAATGAACCTGGAGTTAGCTAAAAGGGCTAAGCGAGATAATCTTGAAACTCTAAACTATAGCGTATTAAAGGTAGCTACAGAAATACTAGTAATAAATAAAGAGCTTGAGACGGAGAAACAGAAGCTGAGTATTTTGCAAGATAAGTATTCTATGGTACAAGCGAAATTTAAGCAAAAATCAGTTACACAAAATGATGTAAATGATGCTGAATACAGTGTTGAGTGCAAGAAAAACGACATTATTAGGGTGGAAGATAACTTAGAGGCCGCTAAACTTGAATTGCAAAAGCTATTAAATATGCCTGTAAACGAGGTTCTGGTTGATATAAAAGATGTGATTGAATATAAATTTTTACAAAAGGCAGATATTGAAAATATAATAACAAAAGCTTTTGAAACAGATAAAAATATTTATGAGAAAGAGCAGGGCTTAAAAATAAAAGAAAAGAATCTTGAGGAAATCAATCATTACCTCAAACCGGGTAGTTCTGCATATGATAATGCTTACTATGATGTGGAAATTGCAAAAATTGAACTAGCTGATGCCAAGGCAAATCTTGAAACGGATATCAGAAATAAGTACAATGATTTACTTAACCAACAGGGAAAGGTAGAGACTGCGGAAAAATTCGCATTACTTTTAACCAAAAAATTGTCGGCAGCAGAAACTAAATATAAAAAGGGAACACTAAATAAAGAATCATTCCTGAATGAAAAAGAAAAATACATAGACGCTGTATATCAAAAATATTCATCTATTCGCGACTATAACGTAATAAAGGCAGAATTTGAAAATTTAGTATCATGATATAAAATAGTACTGTACAAGAGGGTATTGAATCAGAATTGTTCTGATTCAATACCTTTTGATTTTATAGCGGATATTATTGCTTTACTACTTATGTAAATGTTCCGATATACTAAGATATTGGAACTTTGTGTCACATATTAACGTCATATAGCTGTTAATATATAGCAAAAAGTGATATACTGATATCTATATAACTAATGAAAAGGGGTTTTATAAATGAGGTCAAAGAGAATACTTTCCACCATACTGACAATCTGTATTTTCCTTTCACTTCTGGTACCAGCAAAAGCCACAGGATTAACAAGTTCTGAAAAGGCTGATGTCCTTAAAAGCTTAGCAGTGTTTGGGAGCAGCAATCTTGAGGCACAGGTAAAGAGGTATGAGGCAGCCATATATGCAGTAAGAGTACTTGGAAAGGAAGCATATGTAAAAGAAAACGCCGACACACTAAAGCAGACAAAATATACCGATGTAGACAGTAAACAGGCATATGCTCCATATATCGGGTATTGTGAAGGAGCGGGATTGATAAAAGATTCTTCGGCAGGTAAGTTTAATCCTGATAAAAATATAACTGAGAAAGCTTTCTTAAATATAATATTAGGTACTATGGGATACATATATAAAACTGACTATACTATATCCAACATATATTCAAAGGCATATGATATAGGTTTGTATACGGATTCTTCCTATAAAACCAAAACTGCAGATAATACCAACTTTAAGAAATCTGATGTTGTTAATATACTTTATAACGCACTAAGTAAAAACAAGAAGGGCACCAAAATAAGGCTGATTCAAAATCTCGTGTCTGAGAAGGTTATTTCAAAGGAAACAGCTATTTCCACAGGGCTTTTATCAGATAGTGTATTAACTGCCATAGAAAAAGTTATGGTATTGGATCAGACTAATATATTTGTAAAAATCAATGAGCCTATTCAAAATCTGACAATAAATAATATAAAAATATATAAGACCGGTAAACCAGATAAAGTACTTACCTTCACAATAAAGTCTCAGGGGAGTGACGGATCATTTGTACTAAATACCGGCGCTCAGGAGGCTTTAGAATCATATACTATAGAAATGATTAATATTAAAGATATAGAAGGAAATGAAGCCGGTACTTTAACAAGCACTTTTGAGGGTGTACAGGGCTCTGAGATAAAATCAGACTTTTTTAGAATAAGCAAAGTCATGCCTATAAGCAAGGATTGCATTAATATTTACTTCACCCATCCGGTGAATATTAACAGCCAGGTAGCCTCCAGCTATGAGATATGGGAGGGGGAGAAGCTGTTTGTTAAAGGGTCATCACAGACTATAGCTGTTCGAACAATTCCTGAGACTGAAAATGCCGTTTCATTATATTTAAACAGGACATCGTTTGTCAAAGACAGTATATATGTACTAAAAATAAACGGCAATCTTACAAGTGCATATGGAGTTAAAATAAATGATGGGAGTGGGGATAGTGTTAAGTTTAAAGGCACTGATAGTATTATAAACAGTTCCTCTGGCAACAATAGTCCGAGTGAGCTTACACTTTCAAATATTAGTCTTGTAGATAACCAGACCATGCGGCTGGAATTCAATATGGAGATTAGCCCTACTCTTGCAAAGCAGCTACTTAACTACTACATAACAGACTCAAACGGTGTACAGCTTACTGTAAAACAGGCTGCTTTGGCTACAGAAACCGGCAAGAAGGACCGGATTGTATTTGTAAGTATAAATGGGGTATTTACCCAAGGGGCAAGCTATTCTCTCACTATTGATTATATGACAGATGTTACAAGACAGTATATTATTGACGGAAAG from Clostridia bacterium carries:
- a CDS encoding sugar transferase, with product MKRLIDLFMSIVSIIMLSPVLLILVGLIKVTSRGPVVFKQKRIGKGKHEFYIYKFRTMYTNTPKDVPTHMLENPDKYITPIGKFLRRTSLDELPQLINILKGDMSFVGPRPALYNQYDLIELRDCYGVNNIAPGLTGWAQVNGRDELPIPVKVEYDKYYSDNKSIWLDIKILFITFINVISKKGIVEGKQTLDKNC
- a CDS encoding polysaccharide biosynthesis protein, with amino-acid sequence MKQKIRSNLLIILDIVLVNISLAMAYFLRAVDNGGIPTEFLKDVNQLVITATIIKIATYVFFKLYSSLWRYASIYEMINIIVAAFISNTIMTGYMYVVDVRPRSIFIITFFTDVFVIGGIRFAYRAFRRIAKGEVIRLKDYKRVLIIGGGDAGAIIVRELKLHHELKSRPVAIIDDDVMKQGKKLNGVPIVGQRKDIADIIQKKQIDEIIIAIPSASNKVVNEIFTECSKTDCKVKILPSVAQLIDESVMIQKIRDVDIEDLLGRDPIKLDNDEIASYINGKVVLVTGGGGSIGSELCRQVISFQPRQIIILDNYENNLYDIQNELIAAYPDMDIVGIIASIREKYRLENVFAKYKPEVVFHAAAHKHVPLMEANPTEAIKNNVFGTLNVAECADRFGVKRFVLISTDKAVNPTNIMGATKRIAEMIIQAINKYSNTEFVAVRFGNVLGSNGSVIPLFKKQIEQGGPVTVTHPEIIRYFMTIPEAVQLVMQAGAMAKGGEIFVLDMGEPVKIYDLARNLIKLSGFEPDVDIKIEFTGLRPGEKLYEELLMAEEGLQATKNNKIFVAQPVFTDLALLKREIDALKDVILANSDQVIEYIQNIVPTYVKSR
- a CDS encoding TolC family protein; translation: MKKTISVVLLVSILFTFITSYASDNIIRYVDAKRSLIENSSVLKKLSYTTYKYSGQYENAKKNADEISIETAKQIYSFMNWTFSAYDEMLLIKQRDYLPEQMKYYYELSKSREITTQNNLIVGLRGVYLVLLNADMDSKLKQKKFELAQKKNEQDSKKYKLGLISKLDVEASEYNLIKAKSELEAIKRSRENACRALNKYIGAPLNSSYGIITYDETFDTSIVNKDINYYIEKALKERAEIVDAQKEIALKQLEKSILEVNDVGNIYRDTKRDYSTIKNEIESLYLKIEKAKLDIENEIKKAYLEIKKEENNVKRLLSSIDAQKRNHEKLKALLKQGMTTEMAVDEMQISINEMENGYKIAVYNYNTKLIKLVYAAGIGPAY
- a CDS encoding TolC family protein, whose amino-acid sequence is MKRLVSIMLTLFITLSFTTVFASGQKVTLTIEEAKKLAVEKSRQAVLDDLYIKVKEIILNDSKYDILPNSGSSLENAYKKGVEPIEVEMNLELAKRAKRDNLETLNYSVLKVATEILVINKELETEKQKLSILQDKYSMVQAKFKQKSVTQNDVNDAEYSVECKKNDIIRVEDNLEAAKLELQKLLNMPVNEVLVDIKDVIEYKFLQKADIENIITKAFETDKNIYEKEQGLKIKEKNLEEINHYLKPGSSAYDNAYYDVEIAKIELADAKANLETDIRNKYNDLLNQQGKVETAEKFALLLTKKLSAAETKYKKGTLNKESFLNEKEKYIDAVYQKYSSIRDYNVIKAEFENLVS
- a CDS encoding S-layer homology domain-containing protein, whose product is MRSKRILSTILTICIFLSLLVPAKATGLTSSEKADVLKSLAVFGSSNLEAQVKRYEAAIYAVRVLGKEAYVKENADTLKQTKYTDVDSKQAYAPYIGYCEGAGLIKDSSAGKFNPDKNITEKAFLNIILGTMGYIYKTDYTISNIYSKAYDIGLYTDSSYKTKTADNTNFKKSDVVNILYNALSKNKKGTKIRLIQNLVSEKVISKETAISTGLLSDSVLTAIEKVMVLDQTNIFVKINEPIQNLTINNIKIYKTGKPDKVLTFTIKSQGSDGSFVLNTGAQEALESYTIEMINIKDIEGNEAGTLTSTFEGVQGSEIKSDFFRISKVMPISKDCINIYFTHPVNINSQVASSYEIWEGEKLFVKGSSQTIAVRTIPETENAVSLYLNRTSFVKDSIYVLKINGNLTSAYGVKINDGSGDSVKFKGTDSIINSSSGNNSPSELTLSNISLVDNQTMRLEFNMEISPTLAKQLLNYYITDSNGVQLTVKQAALATETGKKDRIVFVSINGVFTQGASYSLTIDYMTDVTRQYIIDGKKYPFTASYPGKVNMLINGITGIDGNTLKITFNKALDKESAENISNYLITGINHTNYSAVPVKAIYDPVADPNSVKLYLVSTNPMQKDKVYIVSVMSTLKDNIGNSLSGRLQGVLTCTNGTVTKPAIKEAVIISSDSIRVSFNKEVLIEKQTILTSNYILQYNDGRDTVVKVPIGICVINETTFILKFDSLDFNTAYKLSCVNIKDFTGATSDAQSFKDVTMGSK